A region from the Colwellia sp. PAMC 21821 genome encodes:
- the flgN gene encoding flagellar export chaperone FlgN: protein MSEKITPQQLISQQLLQLTQLEALLDTEKEVLQQQNPAALISITSDKNNLLIAIQEIDNAIGQSFEFKQEKLAGNFSTELSDIEACLIRCKKQNQINGLIIHQSQLSVERMKTSLLENHNRSSMTYDSKGKTSGGLSSLGIKA, encoded by the coding sequence GTGTCTGAAAAAATAACACCGCAACAATTGATTTCTCAACAGTTATTACAATTGACGCAATTAGAAGCGTTATTAGACACAGAGAAAGAAGTACTTCAGCAGCAAAATCCAGCTGCGCTTATTAGCATTACCTCAGATAAAAATAATTTGCTTATAGCGATACAAGAAATTGACAATGCTATAGGTCAAAGCTTTGAGTTCAAACAAGAAAAATTAGCCGGTAACTTCAGTACAGAATTATCGGATATTGAAGCGTGTTTAATCCGCTGTAAAAAACAAAACCAAATTAATGGTCTGATCATTCATCAATCGCAGTTATCTGTTGAACGAATGAAAACCTCGTTATTAGAAAATCATAATAGGTCCTCAATGACCTATGATAGTAAAGGGAAAACTTCTGGCGGGCTCAGTAGTTTAGGTATAAAAGCTTAA
- a CDS encoding LPP20 family lipoprotein has product MNILRNNIAVFLSAIALSACSSVFDRHVEWQNVKPEQFPVLTAIGQAPISLQNSTHKTQRMLMAIKASKIAAYAELAEQVYGQSIDGKTTMSNLVVDNQQLKASVQGIIRGAKVVKSYPVGDSYTTELSLDFKDVYEIYNAASNRQEIKHITYY; this is encoded by the coding sequence ATGAATATTTTACGCAATAATATCGCAGTTTTTTTAAGTGCTATAGCTTTGAGCGCATGTTCTTCGGTGTTTGACAGACACGTTGAATGGCAAAATGTGAAACCTGAACAATTTCCAGTACTAACAGCAATAGGTCAAGCACCTATTAGTTTGCAAAACTCAACACATAAAACCCAGCGCATGCTAATGGCAATAAAAGCTTCAAAAATTGCGGCTTATGCTGAGCTAGCTGAACAAGTTTATGGTCAAAGTATTGATGGAAAAACCACAATGTCTAATTTAGTGGTTGATAACCAGCAGTTAAAGGCATCAGTACAGGGGATTATTCGTGGTGCAAAAGTGGTGAAAAGTTATCCTGTTGGTGACAGCTACACTACCGAGTTGAGTTTAGATTTTAAAGATGTTTATGAAATATATAATGCCGCTTCAAACCGCCAAGAAATAAAACATATTACGTATTATTAA